In a single window of the Pocillopora verrucosa isolate sample1 chromosome 4, ASM3666991v2, whole genome shotgun sequence genome:
- the LOC131795665 gene encoding WD repeat domain-containing protein 83: MDLPLPCKETRNLVGHQGAVRAVRFNYDGNYCLTCGSDKLLKLWNPHRGGLLKTYSGHGYEVLDAVGSSDNGRVASCGADKTVILWDVATGQIIRRFRGHTSKVNCVKFNQPDSTVLISGSYDASVRCWDCKSRSPEPVQILDDAKDSVPSLCVSQHEILSGSVDGKVRNYDIRMGQLRVDCIGQPVTSVNFTRDGQCVLASTLDDTIRLMDKDTGELLNEFTGHINKDYKVDSCLSSSDAQVVSGSEDGRICFWDLVEAKIVHTLDKAHKSVVYSLSYHPTENYLLSASSDGKVKVWHDSNWTPE, translated from the exons ATGGATTTACCTCTTCCATGCAAAGAAACTAGAAACTTAGTGGGCCACCAGGGAGCCGTACGAGCCGTCAGATTCAATTACGACGGTAACTACTGCCTGACATGTGGCAGCgataaacttttaaaactgtGGAACCCTCACAGGGGAGGTCTCCTAAAGACGTACAGTGGACATGGATATGAAGTACTTGATGCTGTAGGATCCAGTGATAATGGTCGGGTGGCGAGCTGTGGAGCTGATAAAACTGTTATACTATGGGATGTGGCAACTGGACAAATTATACGCCGCTTTAGAGGACACACCAGT aAAGTGAACTGTGTGAAGTTTAACCAACCAGACAGCACAGTATTAATATCTGGCTCATATGATGCCAGTGTACGGTGCTGGGATTGTAAATCGCGCAGTCCTGAGCCAGTACAGATTCTCGATGATGCCAAAGACAGTGTGCCTTCCCTATGTGTGTCTCAACATGAAATTCTGTCTGG ATCTGTTGATGGCAAAGTCCGTAACTATGATATCCGTATGGGTCAGTTGCGAGTAGATTGTATTGGCCAGCCAGTCACCAGTGTGAATTTTACAAGGGATGGTCAGTGTGTGCTGGCATCAACATTAGATGACACCATTCGTCTGATGGATAAAGACACTGGGGAGTTACTGAATGA GTTTACAGGTCATATAAACAAAGACTATAAAGTGGACAGCTGCCTGAGTAGCAGTGATGCACAAGTTGTTAGTGGCTCAGAGGATGGCAGGATTTGTTTTTGGGATCTGGTTGAAGCCAAGATAGTACACACCCTGGATAAAGCTCATAAATCTGTTGTTTACTCTTTGTCTTATCACCCTACAGAAAATTACCTTCTGTCAGCATCTTCGGATGGAAAAGTCAAAGTTTGGCATGATTCAAATTGGACACCAGAGTAA
- the LOC136280279 gene encoding uncharacterized protein, giving the protein MALWRKILSSSCSICERQTKYSCITCGKSVCVRAECSIREVNEEAFSWQPNKRVGYYHGQRDLTTCIREEEEEESDSIEEDEMVSSECGKRKKRIGWRATWKEDHITDMVNIIVNNDQLVKKLIFCNTKKARNTEAYEIVLKRLNVEYNKTAGSDFPFQVQQMRNKFKSCTSKCKQICMTMKTASGNERFVEERGYGKWFDLLYALVKTRGSCQRKNACEPSAHTGNVDKQDTGKNDEEVGGDDDDCASTSSSFIGSSKEVPSKGKRFSAKKPVSKRAKTEQMTKAVELLQGTIENDPTKELLQILREDIKQSREQKIPKLKLRQFHKVFISTPVD; this is encoded by the exons ATGGCGCTTTGGAGGAAAATTTTGTCATCTTCTTGCAGTATTTGTGAGAGGCAAACGAAGTATTCTTGTATAACGTGTGGTAAAAGTGTTTGTGTTCGAGCGGAATGTTCGATTCGTGAAGTTAATGAAGAAGCTTTCAGCTGGCAACCAAATAAACGTGTTGGGTATT ACCATGGTCAGAGGGATCTTACAACATGTATTcgcgaagaagaagaagaagagtcAGATTCCATCGAGGAAGATGAAATGGTGAGTTCTGAATGtgggaaaaggaagaaaagaattgGGTGGAGAGCGACTTGGAAAGAAGATCACATCACTGATATGGTAAATATCATTGTTAATAATGACCAGCTAGTCAAGAAACTGATATTTTGTAATACTAAGAAAGCAAGGAACACTGAAGCTTATGAGATAGTGCTGAAACGGCTGAACGTCGAATACAATAAGACCGCCGGGAGTGATTTTCCTTTCCAAGTGCAacaaatgagaaataaatttaaatcatgCACTAGTAAGTGTAAGCAGATCTGCATGACGATGAAAACTGCTTCAGGTAATGAAAGGTTTGTTGAAGAACGGGGATATGGTAAATGGTTTGACCTTCTTTATGCACTTGTTAAAACTAGAGGTTCATGTCAACGAAAAAATGCATGTGAACCTTCTGCCCATACTGGAAATGTAGACAAGCAAGATACCGGCAAGAATGATGAAGAAGTtggtggtgatgatgatgactgtGCAAGCACTTCATCTAGCTTTATAGGTAGCAGTAAAGAAGTCCCATCCAAGGGTAAACGTTTCTCGGCAAAGAAACCTGTCTCTAAAAGAGCTAAAACTGAGCAGATGACAAAAGCTGTTGAATTACTTCAAGGTACTATTGAGAATGACCCCACCAAAGaacttttgcaaattttaaGGGAAGATATAAAGCAATCTAGAGAACAGAAAATACCTAAGTTGAAATTAAGACAGTTCCACAAAGTATTCATTTCTACCCCTGTGGATTGA